A single window of bacterium DNA harbors:
- a CDS encoding helix-turn-helix transcriptional regulator, whose amino-acid sequence MMIVSPASNAIAPGPQSEFAQLLRDVRQALSLTRTQVARATGLSLFIIAGAENGTIPHLHPYLPMLARGYRLDEYMVHRVGGSTDGTV is encoded by the coding sequence ATGATGATCGTCAGTCCTGCTTCCAACGCCATCGCACCGGGCCCGCAGAGCGAGTTTGCCCAGCTCCTCCGCGACGTCCGTCAGGCCCTGTCCCTCACTCGCACGCAGGTTGCCCGCGCCACCGGGCTGAGCCTGTTCATCATCGCCGGGGCAGAAAACGGCACCATCCCCCACCTTCATCCGTACCTCCCAATGCTCGCTCGTGGCTACAGGCTAGATGAATACATGGTCCACCGAGTGGGGGGCTCGACTGACGGTACCGTCTGA